Proteins encoded in a region of the Pseudomonadota bacterium genome:
- a CDS encoding toxin-antitoxin system YwqK family antitoxin has product MKDYYPNGNKKSSLTLVDGKPVGRQFMWHASGTIEGEAEFDTDGTGYGKEWYEDGQLKRESQFRNGKAHGRETTWHPNGQKKSEETHFRNGWPTTGTATTWHENGQMKYQETWGGGSMREKKCWDEEGTEIDGSCRR; this is encoded by the coding sequence GTGAAGGACTACTATCCGAATGGAAACAAGAAAAGTTCGTTAACCCTGGTTGATGGAAAACCGGTGGGACGCCAGTTCATGTGGCACGCCAGCGGGACCATAGAAGGCGAAGCGGAGTTCGATACTGATGGTACTGGCTACGGGAAAGAGTGGTACGAAGACGGACAATTGAAAAGAGAATCGCAATTTCGCAACGGAAAGGCCCACGGGCGAGAGACAACCTGGCATCCGAACGGACAGAAGAAGTCCGAAGAGACCCACTTTAGAAACGGATGGCCGACAACCGGTACGGCTACGACATGGCACGAAAACGGGCAAATGAAGTATCAAGAGACGTGGGGTGGTGGATCGATGAGAGAAAAGAAGTGTTGGGACGAGGAAGGAACCGAAATAGATGGATCTTGCCGACGATAA
- a CDS encoding sodium/proline symporter: MDRNLAVILTLVLYQVVMLAIGFWAIRRTRDTEDFFLGGRKLGPVVAAISASASSSSAWTLLGVSGAAYLWGVSAVWLFPATLMGFLINWGLVAPRLERLARESGVLTLSELVAGNPLDPGFKRNIRLCSLIILFSFLFYVAAQFQAAGDAFSNTFGWSARISLLVGAGIILTYTLLGGFWAVSVTDTLQGLMMAGSAALIPVVAVIAVGGPVQVWHGLQELGPPLASLGGSYGWFLGLFFVLGTLGIGMGYPGQPHVVNRFMAMRSAKEIPQARAIAIGWALLVYSGMLVLGWSGRVLFGGLDAHEQIFFEVANQLLPPVLAGVMIAAVLSAIMSTADSQLLVASSSVAYDWQLAERGRKSSILYARLVVILLAILSVMLAMFAPEAIFSRVLFAFHALGSSFGPILLIRIFKGQVASNAVYQSLLAGVGLTILLNWLPDTPGDFAERLLPFGVAFFLAWRGLPAEQGSSGALASMTFPEDRDYD, encoded by the coding sequence ATGGATCGCAACCTGGCCGTGATTCTGACCCTGGTTTTGTACCAGGTGGTGATGCTGGCGATCGGATTCTGGGCGATTCGCCGTACACGCGATACCGAGGATTTCTTTCTCGGCGGACGCAAGCTGGGGCCGGTGGTTGCGGCGATCAGCGCATCGGCCAGTTCTTCGTCTGCCTGGACCTTGCTGGGGGTAAGCGGGGCGGCCTATCTTTGGGGTGTATCGGCGGTCTGGCTGTTCCCGGCGACCTTGATGGGTTTTTTGATCAACTGGGGCCTGGTCGCGCCGCGGCTCGAGAGGCTGGCCCGAGAAAGTGGCGTCCTGACCTTGTCGGAACTGGTTGCCGGCAATCCGCTGGATCCGGGATTCAAAAGAAACATCCGGCTGTGCAGCCTGATTATTCTCTTTTCCTTTTTGTTTTATGTGGCCGCCCAGTTCCAGGCCGCCGGCGATGCGTTTTCCAATACCTTCGGTTGGTCGGCAAGAATCAGCCTGTTGGTGGGGGCTGGAATCATTCTCACTTACACGCTGCTCGGTGGTTTCTGGGCAGTCAGCGTCACCGATACCTTGCAGGGCCTGATGATGGCTGGTAGTGCCGCGTTGATCCCGGTGGTTGCGGTAATCGCCGTGGGCGGGCCGGTCCAGGTATGGCATGGCCTGCAAGAGTTGGGGCCACCGCTGGCCAGCCTGGGCGGCAGTTATGGCTGGTTCCTCGGCTTGTTCTTCGTCCTTGGCACGCTGGGAATCGGCATGGGCTACCCGGGGCAGCCGCACGTGGTCAATCGTTTCATGGCGATGCGTTCGGCAAAGGAGATTCCGCAGGCACGCGCCATCGCAATCGGCTGGGCCTTGCTGGTTTACTCGGGCATGTTGGTTTTGGGCTGGTCCGGCAGGGTCTTGTTCGGCGGTCTGGACGCTCACGAACAGATCTTTTTCGAAGTGGCAAACCAGCTGCTCCCGCCGGTGCTGGCGGGCGTCATGATCGCCGCGGTGCTGTCGGCCATCATGTCTACCGCCGACAGTCAGCTGCTGGTGGCGTCGTCATCGGTAGCCTATGACTGGCAGCTGGCAGAGCGCGGGCGCAAATCGTCGATACTCTATGCCAGGCTGGTCGTTATTCTGCTTGCCATCCTGTCTGTCATGCTGGCGATGTTCGCGCCCGAGGCGATTTTTTCGCGGGTGCTGTTCGCCTTTCATGCGCTGGGTTCATCTTTTGGGCCGATCCTGCTGATCAGGATATTCAAGGGTCAGGTCGCCTCGAATGCCGTGTATCAGAGCCTGTTGGCAGGCGTTGGGCTGACAATATTGTTGAACTGGCTGCCCGATACGCCGGGCGACTTTGCCGAGCGGCTGTTGCCGTTCGGGGTCGCGTTCTTCCTGGCCTGGCGTGGCCTGCCGGCCGAGCAGGGGTCGTCGGGCGCCTTGGCATCCATGACTTTCCCCGAAGATCGCGATTACGACTGA
- a CDS encoding 50S ribosome-binding GTPase, which translates to MSLEKKLRTLIALAMIVLAVVGVAAVLYLTGILLDVSAHLAAAPAFLRYLYWGVLVMGVLAIAWSIYRLLRPGHKAETGQISLPDQMDAAGMAARLDDAEAIGIDVTEARRELERLARGNVAGTLALALVGNVSAGKSSLIKALIPGADPVIDVSGGSTRSVNRYQWRADSGDVLELVDLPGLNEVAGTLEQITLDEALRSHLIVFVCEGDLSRDEYQALAQLLALEKPLLVAINKKDRFSEGELAGIRTRLRERVGLEHVPVVAISAGGSEIVMRVDADGEQRQTQRTRATEIDELLGALERLLDGSPEALRQLRDRAVFFLVESRLQKARSAHLDEAGADLVKTYTRRAVIGALAAVSPGTDILIQGYLGAGMVKALCKLHGVSARQLDIDNFLNFSQRHIGRTFPLMLAVAGNGLKAFPGVGTLTGGLVHAVAYGMIFDSLGHSLRQTLEQRSEFLPGMAAAGFKEKLGENLESRSGALAKMAVETIREGLVGQPNGDREREDRPG; encoded by the coding sequence ATGAGCCTTGAGAAAAAGCTCCGTACCCTGATCGCCCTGGCGATGATCGTGCTGGCTGTGGTGGGCGTGGCCGCCGTTCTTTATTTGACCGGCATACTGCTGGACGTGTCAGCACATCTGGCGGCGGCGCCGGCCTTTCTCAGATACCTGTACTGGGGCGTCTTAGTGATGGGTGTGCTGGCAATAGCCTGGAGTATTTATCGCCTGCTCAGGCCCGGCCACAAAGCAGAAACCGGGCAGATTTCTTTGCCGGATCAGATGGACGCCGCCGGTATGGCTGCACGGCTCGATGATGCCGAGGCGATCGGTATCGATGTCACGGAGGCGCGACGGGAATTAGAGCGGCTTGCCCGGGGCAACGTGGCTGGAACCCTGGCTTTGGCGCTGGTCGGCAACGTCAGCGCGGGGAAAAGCAGCCTGATCAAGGCGCTGATACCCGGCGCGGATCCGGTGATCGATGTCAGTGGAGGCTCGACGCGTAGCGTCAATCGTTACCAGTGGCGGGCGGATTCGGGCGATGTGCTGGAACTGGTGGACCTGCCCGGGCTGAACGAGGTTGCGGGGACGCTTGAGCAAATTACGCTCGACGAGGCCTTGCGCAGTCACCTGATCGTCTTCGTCTGTGAAGGTGATCTGAGCCGTGACGAATACCAGGCGCTGGCGCAACTGCTGGCGCTGGAGAAACCATTGCTAGTAGCGATCAACAAAAAAGATCGCTTCAGCGAAGGTGAACTCGCCGGGATCCGTACACGCTTGCGTGAGCGTGTCGGTTTGGAGCATGTACCGGTGGTTGCGATCAGTGCGGGTGGTTCGGAGATTGTCATGCGCGTCGATGCTGACGGCGAGCAGCGGCAAACGCAAAGGACGCGGGCAACCGAAATCGATGAATTGCTGGGCGCGCTCGAGCGTTTGCTCGATGGATCGCCCGAGGCATTGCGGCAACTGCGTGACCGCGCAGTATTTTTCCTGGTCGAGAGCCGCTTGCAAAAAGCCAGGAGCGCACACCTCGATGAAGCAGGCGCCGATCTGGTCAAAACCTATACGCGGCGTGCGGTGATCGGAGCGCTGGCGGCGGTCAGCCCGGGCACCGATATCCTGATCCAGGGTTACCTGGGTGCCGGCATGGTCAAAGCCCTGTGCAAATTACATGGAGTTTCGGCCCGGCAACTGGATATCGACAACTTCCTGAACTTCAGTCAGCGCCATATCGGCCGCACCTTTCCGTTGATGCTGGCGGTTGCCGGCAACGGTCTGAAGGCCTTTCCCGGCGTCGGTACGCTGACCGGTGGCCTGGTACACGCAGTCGCCTATGGAATGATTTTCGATTCGCTGGGCCATAGCCTGCGGCAGACGCTGGAACAACGCAGCGAGTTTTTGCCAGGCATGGCCGCGGCAGGTTTTAAGGAGAAACTGGGTGAAAATCTGGAGTCGCGTAGCGGAGCACTTGCCAAGATGGCTGTCGAGACGATCCGGGAAGGACTTGTCGGCCAGCCAAACGGAGACCGCGAACGAGAAGATCGACCAGGGTGA
- a CDS encoding DUF697 domain-containing protein: MDQGEDHLALARASLEELIADPRLAGSVRTSLNADYQELAAMIDKLEHGHLHIAAFGRVSTGKSSLLNALLGEQRFAVSALHGETRSRSVAQWQQEESQGVFLIDTPGINEVEGEEREKLATEVAGRADLVLFVTDGDMTDSELQGLREIAAMDRPILLVLNKADRYGPDERVRLRQSLIRHAAGLIAEENIVLCSAAPAPMMFLVSGEDGVEREERRPQEADLNELKERLWEILEAEGKTLAAVNAGLFAAQLSDRLGQKILRVRRHLADRLIKIYCIGKGVAVGVNPVPVADLLAAAFVDFGMVIHLSRLYGLPLGSSEAGKLVKVIMAQLAALMGTVWAVNFISSALKVGTAGLSTLVTAGAQGAVAYYSTYVVGRVAEEYLAQGCSWGSGGPKQVVQQILESLDRESIMAQGREQVLARLKRVQRA; this comes from the coding sequence ATCGACCAGGGTGAGGATCATCTCGCCCTGGCTCGGGCCAGCCTGGAGGAATTGATCGCCGATCCGCGTTTAGCGGGCAGCGTGCGGACATCGCTGAACGCGGATTACCAGGAATTGGCAGCGATGATCGATAAGCTCGAACACGGCCACTTGCATATTGCTGCATTTGGACGGGTCAGCACCGGGAAGTCTTCGTTGTTAAATGCCTTGCTCGGCGAGCAGCGGTTTGCGGTAAGCGCCTTGCATGGTGAGACGCGATCGCGGTCAGTGGCTCAATGGCAACAGGAGGAAAGCCAGGGGGTGTTCCTGATTGATACGCCCGGTATCAACGAAGTAGAGGGCGAGGAACGGGAAAAGCTGGCGACCGAAGTCGCAGGTCGGGCCGATCTCGTTTTGTTCGTTACCGACGGTGACATGACGGACAGCGAATTGCAGGGTCTGCGCGAAATTGCGGCGATGGACAGGCCGATATTACTGGTGCTGAACAAGGCGGATCGCTACGGACCCGATGAACGCGTCCGTCTCAGGCAGTCACTCATCCGTCATGCCGCCGGTTTGATCGCGGAAGAGAATATCGTGCTGTGCTCGGCTGCACCGGCCCCGATGATGTTCCTGGTCTCCGGCGAGGATGGCGTGGAACGCGAAGAACGCCGCCCGCAGGAAGCGGATTTGAACGAACTGAAAGAGCGGCTATGGGAAATTCTGGAAGCTGAAGGCAAGACGCTGGCCGCGGTAAACGCCGGCCTGTTTGCCGCGCAACTGAGCGATCGGCTCGGGCAAAAAATCTTGCGGGTCAGGCGGCATCTGGCCGATCGGCTGATCAAGATCTATTGCATTGGCAAGGGCGTCGCGGTAGGGGTCAACCCGGTTCCGGTTGCGGATCTGCTGGCAGCCGCTTTCGTCGATTTTGGCATGGTGATTCACTTGTCGCGGTTGTATGGCTTGCCCCTTGGCAGCAGCGAGGCGGGCAAGCTGGTCAAGGTCATCATGGCTCAATTGGCCGCGTTGATGGGGACGGTCTGGGCGGTAAATTTTATATCCAGCGCGCTCAAAGTTGGCACCGCGGGTTTGTCCACGCTGGTAACCGCCGGAGCGCAGGGCGCGGTGGCTTATTACAGTACCTACGTGGTTGGCCGGGTCGCTGAGGAATACCTGGCGCAAGGCTGTTCCTGGGGTAGCGGTGGCCCGAAACAGGTCGTGCAGCAAATACTCGAAAGCCTGGATCGTGAGTCCATTATGGCCCAGGGCCGGGAGCAGGTATTGGCTCGCCTGAAACGAGTGCAACGAGCTTGA
- a CDS encoding MGMT family protein has product MSAAGKKRVQRIRDVVARIPLGKVASYGMVADLAGYPRHARFVGRALGESSDGRSVPWHRVINAQGRIAFPRDSECFAEQSQRLSREGVTVVAGSVDMTEFSWQPSLDEMLWGPDPVAF; this is encoded by the coding sequence TTGAGTGCAGCCGGTAAAAAAAGAGTTCAGCGGATTCGCGATGTTGTCGCGCGCATACCGCTTGGGAAAGTCGCCAGTTATGGCATGGTTGCGGATTTGGCCGGCTATCCGCGGCATGCGCGCTTTGTGGGCAGGGCGCTCGGCGAGTCATCCGATGGGCGAAGTGTGCCCTGGCACCGGGTGATCAATGCGCAGGGACGAATAGCGTTTCCACGGGACAGCGAATGTTTTGCCGAGCAGAGTCAGCGGCTGTCGAGAGAGGGTGTGACCGTGGTGGCGGGCAGCGTCGATATGACCGAGTTTAGCTGGCAACCCAGTCTGGACGAGATGCTTTGGGGGCCGGATCCGGTCGCTTTCTGA
- a CDS encoding alpha/beta hydrolase encodes MKIWFSHGQDGSPTGDKIQMLAKIAADRGWQYDSIDYRGMEDPRDRVDKLLVELRQAGGPVTLVGSSLGGHVAATASMDVECLGLFLLAPAFYYPGYEEHTPVPDARHIEIIHGWNDDVIPVDNSVRWAREHAAVLHIVNGGHRFEENMQELTMLFTAFLQKIEGLAGSTP; translated from the coding sequence ATGAAAATCTGGTTTTCACATGGCCAGGATGGGTCGCCGACCGGCGACAAGATCCAGATGCTGGCGAAGATCGCCGCCGACCGGGGCTGGCAATACGATTCCATCGATTATCGCGGGATGGAAGATCCCCGGGATCGAGTCGATAAGCTGCTGGTTGAATTACGCCAGGCTGGTGGGCCGGTTACCCTGGTCGGTTCCAGCCTGGGCGGCCATGTTGCGGCAACCGCCAGCATGGATGTCGAATGCCTGGGGTTGTTCTTATTGGCGCCCGCTTTTTATTACCCGGGTTACGAGGAACATACACCGGTGCCCGATGCCAGGCATATCGAGATCATCCATGGCTGGAACGACGACGTCATACCGGTCGATAACAGTGTGCGCTGGGCACGCGAGCATGCGGCGGTGCTGCACATCGTCAACGGCGGTCACCGGTTCGAAGAGAACATGCAGGAACTGACGATGCTGTTTACCGCCTTCTTGCAGAAAATCGAAGGGCTGGCCGGTTCAACGCCGTAG
- a CDS encoding SDR family oxidoreductase, with protein sequence MPDFNNKTIIITGASEGIGRALALELAPQGPRLVLAARNRERLESLARECAAAGATTLVCRCDVTGKADCESLVKNSIDRFGRIDILVNNAGATMWAEFSEVSDLLVFRELMDINYLGAVYCTHFALPHLLESRGLIVAVASLAGLTGVPSRTGYAASKHAMVGFFESLRIELRGTGVGVSIIAPDFVVSQIHRRAIKGDGEIMGETPMQEARIMSTEDCAALIAGAMRKRQRLLITSARGKMGRWLKLIAPGLIDRIADRAIRLRR encoded by the coding sequence ATGCCGGATTTTAATAACAAGACCATTATTATAACCGGTGCATCCGAAGGTATCGGGCGGGCTCTTGCACTGGAACTGGCTCCGCAGGGTCCGCGGCTGGTCCTCGCGGCGAGAAATCGTGAGCGACTCGAAAGCCTGGCCAGGGAATGTGCGGCCGCCGGGGCAACTACGCTGGTGTGCAGATGCGACGTCACCGGCAAAGCAGACTGTGAATCGCTGGTTAAAAACAGCATCGACCGATTCGGCCGGATCGATATCCTGGTCAACAACGCCGGTGCGACGATGTGGGCAGAATTCAGCGAAGTCAGCGATCTGCTGGTTTTCCGGGAACTCATGGACATCAATTACCTGGGCGCCGTTTATTGCACGCATTTTGCCTTGCCTCACCTGCTCGAGAGTCGGGGCCTTATCGTCGCCGTCGCCAGCCTGGCCGGGCTGACCGGCGTCCCCAGCCGAACGGGATACGCGGCGAGCAAACATGCGATGGTCGGGTTTTTCGAATCGTTGCGCATCGAACTTCGCGGCACCGGCGTTGGCGTCAGCATCATCGCACCTGATTTCGTGGTCAGCCAGATTCACCGCCGCGCCATCAAAGGTGACGGCGAAATCATGGGTGAAACACCCATGCAGGAGGCACGCATCATGAGCACCGAGGATTGTGCCGCCCTGATCGCCGGCGCGATGCGGAAACGACAGCGCTTGCTGATTACTTCGGCGCGCGGAAAAATGGGTCGCTGGCTGAAGCTGATCGCACCCGGGTTGATCGACAGAATCGCCGATCGGGCGATTCGCCTACGGCGTTGA
- a CDS encoding class I SAM-dependent methyltransferase yields MQRIPEPELMNEPEQARAYAEADFDEANTLFVDLFTSRFPDFHRGRLLDLGCGPADISLRLAAALPGLLVDGVDGAGEMLKFGRERLALDPALASRVTLIEGIIPGVELPASQYGALISNSLLHHLHQPDVLWQMVCGLAAPGAIVMIMDLFRPPDCDRAASLVQCYAHDAPPILQEDFYNSLLAAFTPNEVMEQLARNDLESLQVETVSDRHLLISGRLG; encoded by the coding sequence ATGCAAAGAATCCCCGAACCGGAGTTAATGAACGAGCCTGAACAGGCACGCGCCTACGCCGAAGCGGATTTCGACGAGGCTAATACCTTGTTCGTCGATCTGTTTACCAGCCGGTTTCCGGATTTTCATCGCGGTCGCCTGCTCGACCTGGGTTGCGGCCCGGCAGACATCAGTTTGCGTCTGGCGGCGGCATTGCCCGGGTTGCTTGTCGATGGAGTCGATGGCGCCGGAGAAATGTTGAAATTTGGCCGTGAACGGCTGGCGCTGGACCCGGCGCTGGCGTCCAGGGTCACGCTGATCGAGGGCATTATCCCGGGAGTTGAATTGCCGGCCAGCCAGTATGGGGCGCTGATCAGTAACAGCCTTTTGCACCATCTGCACCAACCCGATGTGCTTTGGCAAATGGTTTGCGGGCTTGCGGCACCGGGTGCGATTGTGATGATCATGGATTTGTTCAGGCCGCCAGACTGCGATCGTGCGGCGTCGCTCGTTCAATGTTACGCGCACGATGCGCCACCGATCCTGCAGGAGGATTTTTATAACTCGTTGCTGGCCGCCTTTACGCCAAACGAAGTCATGGAACAGTTGGCCCGGAATGATCTCGAATCATTGCAGGTCGAAACGGTTTCCGATCGACACCTGCTGATCAGCGGGCGGCTCGGCTAA
- the plsB gene encoding glycerol-3-phosphate 1-O-acyltransferase PlsB — protein sequence MSLSAVSRFFLYLRRKIQRLILRCKVVPDDLAELQLRTDIPVCYVLEYSGRGNRMALDEACRRHGLPDAENGLELTDVTERRAIFYLKHYHGWYRRRSLHISDRLRRLVEAASKNPDMEIQIVPAAIFWGRAPEQRSGLKLLFSEQWKEGGRWRRLMQVLLQGRETMVHFSAPLSLRDIVDEGLGPKKAERKIARILRVHFRRQRAATIGPDLSHRRNLLKSILRTSEVQAAIQKEVSSNQMSEKRARAKARSYLKEISADYSYPVVRFLAIVLSKVWNRLYDGVDLANVDNLRQIAPNYELVYVPCHRSHIDYLLLSYVIYNQGLMVPHVAAGKNLDLPIIGSILRSGGAFFLRRSFKGKRLYSVVFESYLSAIIARGYSIEYFVEGGRSRTGRLLKAKPGMLAMTVRSFLKDSTRPIAFVPVYFGYEKLIEGQAFIRELRGGTKSKESFFGFLRYLPSLRNSFGKVAVNFGQPLILHELLDEMREDWRSDEGSPQWLPQLVSELGDRIMLRINEAASVSPAALLSMVLLSTPRQAMLESDLREQLEMLVQLLSAAPYSPWMSVTQKTADEIIAHGEALAIVSREERELGAVVRMRNRNAVLMTYVRNSIQHLFILPSLVAACFTNRPQLSEAELVRLCGLVYPYLQEELFLRWRVDELAVEVPKVLRTMRDLGLVREDDARGVFRRPDTGAPQAAQINFLARTSSQALERFYMAIAVLLSRGSGQINAVELEEASRRVAQHMALLYELDSPDYFDRSLFRSFVSRMLAKKFLRENSDGMLVFDEALEKVDQDARLVLGEQVRLSIMQLASRLPDKQQSNAAK from the coding sequence ATGAGCCTGTCCGCAGTCAGTCGGTTTTTTCTTTACCTGAGGAGGAAAATTCAGCGTCTTATCCTGCGTTGTAAGGTTGTGCCCGACGATCTGGCCGAGCTTCAACTGCGCACGGATATTCCGGTTTGTTATGTGCTCGAATACAGCGGTCGCGGAAACCGGATGGCGTTGGACGAGGCTTGCCGGCGGCACGGGCTACCCGATGCTGAAAATGGTCTGGAATTGACGGATGTAACAGAACGCCGGGCGATTTTTTATCTGAAGCATTACCACGGTTGGTACCGGCGCAGGAGTCTGCATATTTCGGACCGTCTACGGCGGCTGGTCGAGGCGGCGTCGAAAAACCCGGATATGGAAATACAGATTGTACCCGCGGCAATTTTCTGGGGACGCGCGCCGGAACAGCGCTCGGGCCTGAAGCTGCTGTTCAGCGAGCAGTGGAAAGAAGGCGGGCGCTGGCGGCGCCTGATGCAGGTCCTGTTGCAAGGCAGGGAAACGATGGTCCATTTTTCCGCCCCGTTGTCGCTGCGCGACATTGTGGACGAGGGACTGGGTCCAAAAAAAGCAGAAAGAAAAATTGCAAGAATTTTGCGCGTGCATTTTCGTCGCCAGCGAGCTGCGACCATCGGGCCCGATCTTTCTCATCGCAGGAACCTGCTCAAAAGCATACTGCGCACCAGCGAAGTGCAGGCGGCGATTCAGAAAGAGGTTTCGTCAAACCAGATGTCGGAGAAGCGGGCCAGGGCCAAGGCTCGCTCCTATCTGAAAGAAATTTCCGCGGATTATTCCTATCCGGTGGTCAGGTTTCTGGCCATCGTTCTGAGCAAGGTCTGGAACCGTCTGTATGATGGCGTAGATCTTGCCAATGTCGATAATCTAAGGCAGATCGCGCCAAACTACGAACTGGTTTATGTCCCCTGTCACCGCAGCCATATTGACTATTTGCTGCTTTCCTATGTGATTTACAACCAGGGTCTGATGGTTCCCCATGTCGCTGCCGGCAAGAATCTCGATCTGCCGATAATCGGATCGATTCTGCGTAGCGGGGGCGCTTTTTTTCTTCGCCGCAGCTTCAAAGGCAAGCGGCTTTACTCTGTGGTATTCGAATCTTATCTGTCCGCGATTATAGCGCGTGGTTATTCGATCGAGTATTTTGTCGAGGGCGGGCGCAGCCGTACCGGGCGCCTGCTAAAAGCGAAGCCTGGCATGCTCGCGATGACGGTGCGCAGTTTTTTGAAGGACAGCACGCGGCCGATCGCTTTTGTACCTGTTTATTTTGGCTACGAAAAGCTGATCGAGGGCCAGGCTTTTATTCGTGAACTGCGCGGCGGGACAAAAAGCAAGGAAAGTTTTTTTGGTTTCCTGCGATATTTGCCGTCACTGCGCAACAGCTTTGGCAAGGTAGCCGTTAACTTCGGTCAGCCTTTGATTTTGCACGAGTTGCTGGATGAAATGCGCGAGGACTGGCGGAGCGATGAGGGCAGTCCGCAGTGGTTACCGCAGTTGGTCTCCGAGTTGGGTGACCGGATCATGCTGCGGATCAACGAAGCGGCCTCGGTTAGTCCCGCGGCGTTGCTGAGCATGGTTCTGCTAAGCACGCCACGGCAGGCCATGCTGGAAAGCGATCTCAGGGAGCAACTGGAGATGCTGGTTCAGTTGTTGTCGGCCGCGCCATACTCGCCGTGGATGTCGGTCACTCAAAAAACCGCGGACGAAATAATTGCCCATGGCGAAGCACTCGCTATCGTAAGCCGCGAAGAAAGAGAGCTCGGTGCGGTAGTCCGCATGAGAAACCGCAACGCGGTACTGATGACTTACGTCCGTAATAGCATCCAGCACCTGTTTATCCTGCCATCGCTGGTCGCCGCCTGTTTTACCAATCGCCCGCAACTTAGCGAGGCGGAGTTGGTAAGGCTTTGCGGGCTGGTTTATCCGTATCTCCAGGAGGAGCTGTTTTTACGCTGGCGGGTAGACGAACTCGCAGTAGAGGTTCCGAAAGTATTGCGAACCATGCGTGACCTTGGCCTGGTCAGAGAGGACGATGCGCGTGGCGTTTTTCGCCGCCCGGATACGGGCGCCCCACAGGCGGCGCAAATCAACTTCCTGGCGCGGACATCGTCACAAGCGCTGGAACGATTTTATATGGCGATCGCCGTGCTTCTCAGCCGCGGGAGCGGGCAGATAAACGCGGTGGAACTGGAGGAGGCGAGTCGCCGGGTCGCCCAGCATATGGCGTTGTTATATGAACTGGATTCACCCGATTATTTCGATCGCTCGTTGTTCAGGAGTTTCGTCTCCAGGATGCTGGCGAAAAAATTTCTGCGCGAAAATTCAGATGGCATGCTGGTTTTCGATGAGGCGCTTGAGAAGGTTGATCAGGACGCGCGCCTGGTACTCGGCGAACAGGTCAGGCTGAGCATCATGCAACTGGCGAGCCGATTACCCGACAAACAGCAGTCAAATGCCGCTAAATGA